A stretch of DNA from Pseudomonas sp. HN11:
GGCAACGGCGCCGAGCAGCACGGCACCCAACTCATACCAGCCCAGAGCGGCGGAGGCGGGGTCGGCCAACACCAGTGTCATGGCCAAACCACCGGCCGGCGGGTGCAGGCAGCGCAACCAGCACATCAGCACGACCGTCATGCCCGCTGCCAGGCAGGCGCCGCCCAGGGAGGGGCCGAGGACACGGGCGACCAATAGCGCAACGACGCCCGCGCACAGGTAGCTGCCAATGATTGACCAGGGTTGCGCCAAGGCGCCTGACGAGACGGCGAACAACAACACTGCCGAAGCGCCCAGGGGACCGAGCAAGTGCAGCGCCACCTCCATACCGAACACTTGGGCGCATATCCAGACGCTGACTAATGTACCCAGGGCCATGCCGATGGCGGCACGGCTCCATTCGGATGGGCGGGTGTTGATTGCAGCGGGGAGCCATCGAGCGAGCATTGAAAGGGATCCATAAACAGCGGGCGAAAAAAAGGCTCGTCTGGTTGCCCGGAAAAGCCCTTTGAAAGTTCCAACATTTGGGGGAAGGAACCTGTGCAGTGTGCCCACGTTGAGATTGGGGCGCTAATGCATATTAATGAGGGTTGAATGCAGAAATTATGAAGTGAAGCGCCGGTGGTAGCGGCGCATGGCTCAAGGTTGTGCAGGTTTGGTCAAGTGCAGCAACACATAGGGGTTACGGTCAAATTCACCGGTCAACGTCGGGGTGATCGCGCGAAACCGCGGGTCCTGCAAACCCTGATAATCCGCTTCGCTCATCACCAGCCAGGCCGGCCCCTGGATCGGTTTCAGGTCAGCTGCTTGCTGGGTAAACAACGGCACCTCGTCGCAGTTGAGGTTGACCATGTATTTAATGGCCTTGGCGTCTTTGCCCAAACCGTGCAACACCACCGGCGCCCTTTGCTGCGTAACCTGCTCATGCACCTGCAAGGTAAAGGTACGGGTGTCATAAACACTGCGTTCCAACGGTTCGACCACCAGAATGTAGGTGGCCCACACTGCCAATACCGCTGCAAACGCCGGCCCTAGAGGGCGCGCCTTGAACAGGGTCAGCAGGGCCAAAACCTGCAGCGCCGCCAGCACGGCAAACACCCACGCAAGATCACTCAACTGTTGCGGGTAACGCGGCCGTGCGAATAACAATCCGACAATCAACAGCGTCGGCAACAATGTCCAGATGCTCAGCATCAGCCCGCGTAACCAGGCAAACAGCCGCCCGTGTGCCACGTGGAATGGATAAGCCGCAATCATCGCTGCCATGGGCAACATCGGCAGCACATAACGCGCCTTTTTCGCCTGGGGGATTGATAAGCCCAGCATCACCAGCAAACCT
This window harbors:
- a CDS encoding HPP family protein → MLARWLPAAINTRPSEWSRAAIGMALGTLVSVWICAQVFGMEVALHLLGPLGASAVLLFAVSSGALAQPWSIIGSYLCAGVVALLVARVLGPSLGGACLAAGMTVVLMCWLRCLHPPAGGLAMTLVLADPASAALGWYELGAVLLGAVALLACALAYNNATRTRYPKGAVEAPPVILNNPENGRNPAITAADLKWALAEMEQFYDVEPTELEELIHAAETHARRRSIGEVLASRVP